The proteins below come from a single Nasonia vitripennis strain AsymCx chromosome PSR unlocalized genomic scaffold, Nvit_psr_1.1 chrPSR_random0014, whole genome shotgun sequence genomic window:
- the LOC116418009 gene encoding uncharacterized protein F54H12.2-like, with the protein MKSELDLFTLPPTQTSVESSQFIHYKPVSSLTDDGPLEFVVPAGSDYLDLAHTMLSIRMQIEPNVEITEAAKAIEYPKVAAINNMLHSLFNQIDVFFNQKLVSPPNNAYPYRAYIETLLNYSKSSMESHLTSGLWYADTPGKWASPPNIKRTDVNANIGQCNSQYFTQNGKTVDLLGHLHCEVFNQNKFLLNGVELRLRLVRSKDAFCLMDFTDDVKFTIRIKEASLIVRRVKISPGVILGHANALTKATAKYPINHVEVKAFTMHRGILGDTLDNVILGQIPKRIIIGFEDNKALNGNRKFNPFNFQHFNINYISLYVDGVQIPSKPLQPRFVTSFKPPTLLPLLTALYKYQLYISMFSLLRVHLTGHNRNMDKHNIEKKKKEGSGRAEMKYKPASGFQKFLPQYSPNTGSFPKKEGYRSYCPDKEANKDSKYQGHNNTDWG; encoded by the coding sequence ATGAAATCagaattagatttatttacattaccACCTACACAGACTTCGGTGGAAAGCTCTCaatttatacattataaaCCAGTTTCTTCGCTAACAGACGATGGACCGTTGGAATTCGTCGTTCCAGCTGGTAGTGATTATCTCGATCTTGCACACACAATGCTAAGCATTCGTATGCAGATAGAGCCAAATGTTGAAATAACAGAAGCAGCTAAAGCTATAGAGTATCCGAAGGTAGCAGCAATAAATAACATGTTACATTCGCTATTTAACCAAATAGATGTTTtctttaatcaaaaattggtttCACCACCAAACAATGCTTATCCTTATCGAGCTTACATCGAAACActgttaaattattcaaagagCAGTATGGAATCGCATCTCACGAGTGGACTCTGGTATGCGGATACCCCTGGAAAATGGGCATCGCCTCCCAATATCAAGCGTACTGATGTAAATGCAAATATTGGTCAGTGTAACAGTCAGTATTTTACTCAGAATGGTAAAACTGTCGATTTACTCGGTCATTTGCATTGCGaagtttttaatcaaaataagtttCTGTTAAATGGTGTTGAACTGCGATTACGATTGGTTAGGAGTAAGGATGCTTTTTGTTTGATGGATTTTACAGATGACGTTAAATTTACTATACGCATTAAGGAAGCTTCACTGATTGTGCGTCGAGTTAAAATAAGTCCAGGTGTTATACTAGGTCATGCTAATGCACTTACAAAAGCCACTGCTAAATACCCAATCAATCATGTGGAGGTGAAGGCATTTACAATGCATAGAGGTATTCTTGGCGATACACTGGACAACGTTATTCTCGGTCAAATACCCAAAAGAATAATCATTGGATTTGAAGATAACAAGGCATTAAATGGAAACAGAAAGTTTAATCCATTTAATTTCCAACATTTCAATATAAACTATATTTCTCTTTATGTGGATGGTGTCCAAATTCCCAGCAAACCATTGCAGCCTCGATTTGTGACATCATTTAAACCTCCCACCCTACTGCCACTCCTTACGGCTCTCTATAAATATCAACTCTACATAAGTATGTTCTCATTGCTACGCGTACACTTGACGGGTCATAATCGTAATATGGATAAACACAATatagagaagaagaagaaagaaggtTCAGGTCGAGCGGAAATGAAATATAAACCGGCTTCTGGATTCCAAAAGTTTTTACCTCAATATTCTCCCAATACTGGATCATTCCCGAAAAAAGAAGGGTACAGGAGTTATTGTCCTGACAAGGAAGCAAATAAAGATTCCAAATATCAAGGACACAACAATACTGATTGGGGGTAG